Sequence from the Brevundimonas sp. SGAir0440 genome:
CGGCGACAAGCCCCTGGCCGGAAACCGGATCGATGATGGCGTCCAGGGCGGCGATAACGGCGGTGCGTTCGACCAAGGCGGTCTCCAAGGGACTTGCAGGCGATGATGCGCGCGTTCTATCGCCCTCGAACCCGTCCCGCGAGCCACGATTTGTCCCAGCCGCCCTCAATCAGCCTGATCGCCGGGCCGACCGCCTCGGGCAAATCGGCGCTGGCGTTGAATATGGCGCGCGAAACGGGCGCGGTGATCATCAACGCCGACAGCCAGCAGCTTTACGCCGACCTGCGCATCCTGACGGCCCGCCCGTCGGTTGAAGATGAAGCGCAGGCCGATCATCGACTGTATGGCGTCGCCGACGCGGCGGACGCCTGGTCCGTGGGACGCTGGAGCCGCGCTGTCATGGCGTTGCTCGACGACATCCGTGACCAAGGCCGGTCGGCGATTCTGGTGGGCGGGACCGGCCTCTATTTCACCAGCCTGACACGCGGCCTGGCCGATATTCCTGCGGTGCCAACCGCGGTGCGCGATCAGATGGATGCCGACTACAAGGCGCTCGGCGAGTCAGCTTTCCGCCGGCGCCTGGGGCAGATCGATCCCGAGGCGGCGCAAGCCATCGAACAGGGAGACCGCCAGCGGCTGGTGCGGGCCATGAGCGTCTTCATCGCCAGCGGCCGCGCGCTGAGCGCCTGGAAGGCCGACACTCAGCCCTTGTTGACGCCGGGTTCATGGACCGGATGGGTCAGGGAGCCTGAGCGCCAGCAACTCTATGCAAACTGCGACCAGCGCGTGGACCTGATGATCGATCAGGGAGCGATGGACGAAGTCCAAGCCCTGATGGACCGTGGCTTGAACCCCGCGCTGCCCGCCATGAAGGCGGTCGGGGTCAGAGAACTGGCCGCCTATCTGTCCGGCGATCTGGCCCGCGACGAGGCGATCGCCGCTCTGAAACAAGCCACCCGCAACTACGCCAAACGTCAGCTGACGTGGTTTCGAAACCAGACGCCGGACTGGCGTCGCGACTAAGAAACAATCCGGCGCTTGGAATGCATCACGGCTGCGCCTATATTCGTCTGGTCCGGTTTCGGCCGGACTATGGCGATAAATGCGCTTGTAATAAGCGGACCGGACCCGGGTGCGATTCCCGGCGGCTCCACCAACTCTCTCCCCGCGTTATCGGCGGAGGCAGCATGGGGCCGACTAGCATCGACGGACGTGTAAAGAGGATTGCTTTCGCTCGTCCTGGCCCACCGTATCGGGCCATTTTCTAACTGCGAACGATAACTTCGCTGGAGAAGTCGCTCTCGCCGCGTAATGCGGTTCGAGTGATTTCGAATCTTAAGTCCTAGGGGTTCAGATCCTTGGGCGGGGCCTGTCGGGAGCCTGGCAACAGAATCCCGGCGTTTTCCAAAAGATGATCGGGAGCCTGGCGCCAGAATCCCGGCGCTTTACCTTCATGACACCTTTCGCCAGCGGCCCCGCGCCGCTATCAGTCGCGCTCTGATGCGAGGTGACGATGAGCGACCAGGCCCCTCCGGTCGATGAGATGCGGTACGAACAGCTGGCGCAGGAAGCCCTACGCGGCGTCATGCGCGCCGCGCTTGAACGCGTGCTGGCCGAGGGCCTGCCCGGCGCCCACCACTTCTACATCACCTTCAAGACGCGCGCCGTCGGCGTCAGCGTAGCCCCTGACATTCTGGCGAAATATCCGGAAGAGATGACGGTCGTTCTGCAGCACCAGTATGAGGACCTGCGCGTCGAGCCTGAGCGTTTCTCGGTCAAGCT
This genomic interval carries:
- the miaA gene encoding tRNA (adenosine(37)-N6)-dimethylallyltransferase MiaA is translated as MARETGAVIINADSQQLYADLRILTARPSVEDEAQADHRLYGVADAADAWSVGRWSRAVMALLDDIRDQGRSAILVGGTGLYFTSLTRGLADIPAVPTAVRDQMDADYKALGESAFRRRLGQIDPEAAQAIEQGDRQRLVRAMSVFIASGRALSAWKADTQPLLTPGSWTGWVREPERQQLYANCDQRVDLMIDQGAMDEVQALMDRGLNPALPAMKAVGVRELAAYLSGDLARDEAIAALKQATRNYAKRQLTWFRNQTPDWRRD
- a CDS encoding SspB family protein, which translates into the protein MSDQAPPVDEMRYEQLAQEALRGVMRAALERVLAEGLPGAHHFYITFKTRAVGVSVAPDILAKYPEEMTVVLQHQYEDLRVEPERFSVKLRFGGMPKSLVIPYSAITRFYDPSVQFLLQFEDPQLLDEVEDEPPPPQDMPPISDGPKVVSLDQFRKK